The Oncorhynchus nerka isolate Pitt River linkage group LG13, Oner_Uvic_2.0, whole genome shotgun sequence sequence tcagaggaagacAGCCGTtacaataatacaaatactgagctatattgtatgctcaaacATTTTTCAAAATTAGAATATTTCATACTAATATACTAACAATTGCTCAGAGGAATACATTTAGTTTAATAAATCTCAAAAAGACGGGTTAAAATAATACTCCAGCACCCTCTCCTTTATTTTTTTCTAGAATGTttaatgagattggagaacacattgggagggatcttagaccattcgtccatacagaatctttccaagatccttgatatccttcgtctgtGTATACGGACTGCCATTTTCAATTTAGACCACTGGTTTTCATTGGGGTTCATctccggagactgagatggccattgcaaaatgttttttttttcggtaaattaaccatttctttgttaattttgatgtgtgcttggggttgcTGTAAAATCCACTTGTGGCCGAGTTTCAGCGTCCTGGCAGAGGAAACCAGGTTTTTGCCTAAGATGTTCAGATacttggtaaagttcatgatggcGTTGACcctaacaagggccccaggaccagtggaagcaaaatatccccataacatcaaagatctccaccatattttacagtaggtatgaggtTATTCTCTGCATATGCATCTGTTTTTCGACGCCAAACCCACCAGTTATTCATGGCTAGAGaactctattttcatgtcatctgaccatagcactggTTCCAATTCAAGTGCAGATGCCATTTAGCAAACTCAAGgcggtgctctggtcagatgacttGAAAATAAAGCTCTTTGGAAAGACTGATAACCCTaaacacacatcaaaatccacaaagaatttgttAATTGATGACAAAATAAATTAATGGCAATGGCCATCTAAGTctctggacttgaaccccattgaaaacctgtggtttatTTGAAGAGGTGAGTCCATAAGTgcagacgaaggatatcaaggatctggaaagagtCTGTACGGAGGAATAGTTTAAGATCCCTCCCTaagtgttctccaatctcatataACATTTTAGAAATAGGCTCAGTGCCAAGGGTGCTAGattattgaaaacaggggtgcaaATAATTTAACCCTATCTTTTAGAGATTTTgttttattacttgttaaacaaaatctctttctctgagcaattgtattagtatgaaTGAATACAATTGTACTATTTGCATACAATATTGCTCAGCATTTGTATATttctttgctcatctttatccCGGGTGCCAATCATATTGGATCTGACTGTATTTTGCTGCAGTTAGCTGGCTAGCCTAGCAGAATGTGTGCCCTATTTCTGGTGCATGTATTTCATGACGCTCGTTTGCTCCAACACCTTGCTATACAACCAGTGGCAACTTTGTTTCAAAGTTGCATTATGTCATTGCAGAGGTACCATCACCATGGAAACGGTCTCAACGGCTTGTCTCCACCAAGTGTTTTTATTTGAACGCAGCTGTCTTTAGTCAGCTGTCCTACACAAAATTTAGGATAGTTTTGTCTTGCCTCTCCTTATGATGGTATATTTACCGGGCTTTAAGTAGTGTTACCCAGAGTGCATAGATACCTGGGCCCTCACACATCTCACCTCGGCTGAGGAGTATCCCGATGAGGAGTATCTGGACATGTCGAAGTCATCGTCACTGCGACATAAATGGAAGTGTATGGTTTTTGCATTTGCATAGATTCATGTCGTCACTGTTGATCTTATATGTATTTTCACCTCACACACTGCCCTTAACCTAAAtgctgtatctacagtatgtttggcAGATCTGAGACTAAAGGGTGATGGTTGACATTTCTGTGTATGACAGTCATTGATGTTGTCACATACCTGTCTGTATCTATGGCAACCAGGGGCTTCTCAtcggggctctggtctaaggagGAGTAGCCCTTATTGGGCACCACCAGcctgtggagagggagagagggaagagttaTAGGTGGACAGGAGAGTGAGTCCACAAGGAAGAAGAGGTGGAACAGACCAGGAGGGGAAaaaaagagagtgagtgagtgacagaaacaggagaggTTCAAGATACCAGTgaagagggagatagggagaaataaaacaaaaaataatGTAGGGCCAAAATCAAGAAGGCCCTAATCAGGACCAAAGTCAGCTCTCACCGTGTTCTGGCCATCACATTGTTTTTCTTCGGCTGCTGGTTCACTGGACTACCTGCATTACCATTCTTCAGTGATCCCTTCCTGGTCAGCTCGCGCTGTTTCTCTGCACACCACAGAACATTAGAGTAtgaacaaaaaaatacatttcctAATATTAAATATCGCGCTAAGAACAGGCTCAGTTTGTTGGGGCatgactctacaaggagtcgaaagcatccaatgcttcccaaagttgtgtcaagttggctggaccaTTTTCGATACGCACGgggaactgttgagcgtgaaaaaccaagcagcgttgcagttcttgacacactcaaatttGTGCGccttgcacctactaccatgcctcGTTCAAAGTCACTTAAATTTTTTGTACTTGCCCATTCAGCCTCTGaatgtaacacatacacaatccatgtctcaattgtctcaaggcttaaaaatccttctttaacctgtctcctcccattcatctacacggattgaagtggatttaacaggtgagatcaataagggatcttagctttcacctgcattcacctggtcagtctaagtcatgttttgtacactcagtgtatacagtaAGGACACAGACAAAATCCTGGCATGGCAGCTCTCAGCTGACCAGTTTCCTGACACCATTAAACTGGTCATCTGGTTTCGAGTCAGTACTGTGTCATATATATCAGGCAAGGGCCATCTTAACCTTATAACTGAAGAACAGAAAAAAGAAGATGCTCTACAGGAAAAACAGCGTCCATCCGaatcatcttggctcctggacCCTGTCCAGGCATttcaaggctgcgttgagacaatgacttatcggTGACCCAAGCCCTACCCTTGTGTCGCTGAGTTGTCATAGTGATGTTGCAAATGTACATTGTCCCGGGGGCACTGGCAGTCATAATGTGAATAACCTAATTGATGTCCCTCTAACCCCCCTGGATGCCTCTGttaatcctacagctattgtatgctgTAATCATGTGCCCATGAACCtgagttatactgttagcactgaggcggtttgCCCGAGTAGGAAGCCCACTATGTGCAGCTCACCGTGCACTATCAACTCAAACATAAATATCACTGTCATGTCTATCTCTGATGAGCCTCCCAGGAAAGCAATAAAAACAATCAAGAatcccagaaaagtgctaaaaatagcccacattaacatacagtacatgtccaaatgtatgtggacacctgctcgttgaacacctcattccaaaatcatatgCATTAGTATGGAGctggtccctcctttgctgctataacagcctccactcttctgggaaggcttccagtagatgttagaacattgctgcggggacttgcttccattcagccacaagagcatgagtgaggtcgggcactgatgttgagcgattagtcctggctcgcagtcggcgttccaattcatcccaaaggtgttcgatggggttgaggtcagggatctgtgatggctagtcaagttcttccataccgatctcaacaaactatttctgtatggaccttactttgtgcacaggggcattgtcatgctgaaacaggaaagagccttccccaaactgttgccacacagttggaagcacagaatcatctataatgtcattgtatgctgtagttttAAGACTtatcttcactggaactaaagggcctagtccaaaccatgaatattcctcctccaccaagctGTACAGCTGAcaatatgcattggggcaggtagcgttttcctggcatccaccaaacccagatttgtatgtcagactgctagatggtgaagcgtgattcatcacttcagagaacgtgtttccactgctccggagtccaatggcggcaaggtctacaccactccagccgacgcttggtatTGCACACGGTGAGCTTAGgcatgtgtgcggctgctcggccatggaaacccacttcatgaagcttcagacgaacagttcttgtgctgacgttgcttccagaggcagtttggaactcagtattgatgttgcaaccaaggacagacgattcAGCACCTTGCGGTTCCGTTctctgagcttgtgtggtctaccactttgcGCCTAAGCcatgttgctcctagacattccacttcacaataacagcacttacagttgacagggataggtctagcagggcagatatttgacaaactgactcgTTGGTAAGGTGGAAGcctatgacggtgccaagttgtatgtcactgagctctttagtaaggcaatgtttgtctatggagattgcatggctatgtgctcgattttatacacctgtcagcaatgcgtgtggctgaaatagccgaatccactcatttgaaggagtttccacatacttttggtcatgtagtgtatatcagGAGGTGTGAATGGAAGCCCCAAAAAAATGTTGAtgtctccagccacccaagctatAGACGGTTTTCTCTGCTTCCGCATGGcaacaagtctgacaccaacagactatctgcattgactgtTCTATATTTTTTATGTTGCAATGACTGTATACAGACTcgcaggactctacacacacacacacttaatttgCTCACACACAAATAACACAAATTCTTActgactcaacacacacacacacactcatacaatcatcatatacactgctactactctgtttatcatatatcctgatgcctagtcaccttaaccctgtacatatctacccttACACCTCCAGGATCCCTGcccattgtaaatatggtattggcacTGACCCTTGAActgacagtggtgtaaagtacttaagtcaaaatactttaaagtactacttaattcGTTTTTTGGGGTgtttgtactttactttactaatgatatttttgacaacttttacttttacttcactacattcctaaagaaataatgtactttttacttcatacattttccctgacacccaaaagtactcggtacattttgaatgcttagcagcacaggaaaatggtccaattcacacacttatcaagagaacatccctagtcacccctactgcctctgatctggcagactcactaaacacaatgcttattttgtaaattatgtctgaatgttgtgtgctcctggctatccgtacattttATAAACAAGAAAATGATGCTGTCTGGTttacttaatataaggaatttgaaattatttatacttttactttcgaTACTTAcagtaagtatattttagcaataacgtttacttttgataattatgtatatttaaaaccaaatagttttagacttttactcaagtagtaatttactgggtgactcacttttacttgagtcattttctattaagatatctttacttttactcaagtatgacaattgggtactttttccaccattgcCGTGTATATAACATACTTACTTTCTCATGTTCTTTTTATTTatatttcttgtgtgtttttgttctactttaCTTTTTTTATATAGTACTACTGCTATTGATTACTgaattgttgggaaagagctcgcaagaaaggcatttcactgtacctgtGTACGTGACGATACAAACATGAAACgtgagatagacaggctagaaaaataaaaaaattgtgatgcttgcattcaattgtcactccctgttgcacacaacaagcttccattccccctatCACAAGGGAATTCATGGCTGATGTAAGATGAAATGTTCAACCGTGTTATGGTCAACcgtgttactttatttggcacttaataggcacttactatagtcattttttatttaaactcTTGAGAGTTACACTTCTAAAAATGCAATGAATTGGTGGAAGGACCCAGTATCCAAATCTGTGGGTGATGTGTTCCACTTGTCGGGAATATTTTTACTCAAATAAATGTTTAACAATCTTAAATGTTGCATCACACACAGACGAGGAGGAAAACAGTGTATAGATGTCAGGCTAATGGCTGCTGTGGGCCTAGCTTGAGGTTTTGATATATCAGACCTTCTGGGGCTTGGGGCGGATATCTTTGGGACCAgggctttccctctctcttcgcaAATTTTATGGGAACATATTTGTTGAAAGGATATCATGAGGATCGGTTGGTCATCAAAGACATGTCTTATTACAAAATTGCTAAATTTGCTACCTAAAATGCTCCTTTCTACTCTTGATTCATTCAATGATTTTACAGACTGGACATCACAATGAGATGTGTCAATGTGTTTATATTTATGCCTTTCAATTTTGGTAATATGGTTTTGGGGAATGATTGAGCCTTGACTCCAGTACACCTAGCCTTTGTATTGCTTCCCACATCTTTGTATTGCTCTACAGTCATGTGACCCCTGTCCAAGGTGCTGAAATAAACAGAAGCAGGCAGTGAGTTCGGCTCAGCCTTCTTACACTCACCTATCTTCATCTGCAGAGGAGAGGGCTTGTAGTTAATAGTGACTGGCTCCTCCTCCCTCGTGTCGGAGTCTGCTTCTGAAGAAGCTGTGGATGATGCAgggtcctagagagagagagagagagagagagagagagagagagagagagagagagagagagaggactcccATACATATCATCTGGGATGTTCATGACATGGCTAGTGAATGGCTAGTAAATTCAGGGCTAGTAAATACAAGCCTAATACAATTTTGtctctcattcacacacacaaaaggtTGTCAGGCAGTCACATCTTCATTGCACACAGTCCATTCATCGACTCCTATGATGCACATTTCACTCAAAGCTCCAAAAAGCTACACCACAACGGAAATCTCGTTATTCTATTGCAGATAGGTTCAACTGTACCCCAGGGCCCTGAGAAACGAACTCTGTACAGCAAACAAAGATGGCCTACTGACGAGACACATCACTATATGCCTAACAACATCTTATGCGAACCAGTGGGTTTGATTCAGAGTTAAACACCACATATGATGTCGTGGAGGATACTGCTCCTCGCAGTCTCTGCATGATGAAGAAATCGAACATCAGCTAGGCCTTAGTTGCTCTGATAGGCTACCCGATTGCTTTGTAATGTTCAGTAAGAGCCTACAATTCAATAATAACGTAATCGGTCACATGCATTCCAATCAACTACTTAAGATTTTTGCAGTGACCGTGTTAAAGCTGACCTTTGCCTCATAGGCCTATGCTTGTCCCCAGAGCGGATGTGCTTCTGCGAACGTGTAGGGATGTTTTTTTTCGCCAGGCATCACCGATGACAGCTCGCCATCTCAATCTCTTAAAAAACGGATAGTCTATTGATTGAGGTCTTCTCTAAATTCGCTTCTCATCGCAATAAAGCCAGGCATAATGTTTTACTGACCTTATGGTTGCCTACCAAGAACAATGCTACATGTGTTACCTTTATCAGAGATACAAAATAAATGCTACAAAATATCACCAGGCCAATATCTAAATTCAACAATCCATTATAGCCAGAATGTATGTTGTAAAACACCTAGTAGGCTAGCTTAGTCGCATAATATAGGAACAGAATATATTAGCCTATGACTTAATTTATCACCACAATGAAAAAACACATTCCACTTACAAGTGGCTGCATCTCTCCCTGGACAGCGCTCGGAACCTGAAATCTATCTACTGGTATCTCTTCCATCATTTTGGCGACGTGTTCTACCGTTTATGCCTCGGTAATTATACCGCAGCGCCGTGTATTGGGCCAAAAATGTGATTAGTTGTGCCTCAGATTTTTGGTTTCTCAGATTTCTAGCAATAACGGCGATTCTCCGGTTCTCTGCCACATCCCAGCAGGCAGTATCTATGCAGTGGTAACCAGTCAGTAACTCAACCACCCACTTCCGGGTACATATCCGTTAATCGGTCTCGCCCATAATGGTCTCACGCTGCCCCAGAATGAGCGTAAACCCGTTTCACCATTGCCTGACGATGTGGACCAGTGATTTTTTTTACCGTATAACTCCAAAACAATCCACATTTGTAGCCTAGGCTAGAAACATCGATAAGTGCACTtgtcaatatatacagtaccagtcaaacgtttggacacacctactcattccagggtttttcttaatttttatatagtgaagacatcaacatgatgttctgccttattattattcgaccatgctggtcatttatgaacatttgaacatcttggccatgttctgttataatctccacccggcacagccagaagaggactggccaccacagatagcctggttcctctctaggtttcttcctaggttttggcctttctagggagtttttcctagccaccgtgcttctacacctgcattgcttgctgtttggggttttaggctgggtttctgtacagcactttgagatatcagctgatgtacgaagggctatataaataaatttgatttgatttgatttttgaataacacatatggaatcatgtagtaaccaaaaaagtgtaaaaaaaggcattttatatttgagattcttctaagtagccacactttgccttgatgacagctttgcacactcttggcattctctcaaccagcttcatgaggtagtcacctggaatgaattcaaattaacaggtgtgccttttcaaaagttaatttgtggaatttctttccttcttaatgcatttgagccaatcataaACAGAAGATAGTccgatttggtaaaagaccaagtccatattatggaaaagACTGCTcatataagcaaagagaaatgagagtctatcattactttaagacatgaaggtcagtcaatatggaaaactTTTAAAGTTCCTTCAAgtttgcagtcgcaaaaaacatcaagcgctatgatgaaactgtctctcatgaggaccgccacaggaaaggaagacccagacttacctctgctgcagaggacaagttcattagaggtaACTGCACCTccgattgcaacccaaataaatgcttcacagagttcaagtaacagacacatctcaacatcaactgttcagaggatagtgcgtgaatcaggccttcgtggtcgaatttctgcaaagaaaccactactaaaggacaccaataataagaagagacttgcttaggc is a genomic window containing:
- the LOC115139820 gene encoding protein FAM219A-like; translated protein: MMEEIPVDRFQVPSAVQGEMQPLDPASSTASSEADSDTREEEPVTINYKPSPLQMKIEKQRELTRKGSLKNGNAGSPVNQQPKKNNVMARTRLVVPNKGYSSLDQSPDEKPLVAIDTDSDDDFDMSRYSSSGYSSAEQINQDLNIQLLKDGYRLDEIPDDEDLDLIPPKSVNPTCMCCQASSSTACQIQ